In Winkia neuii, a genomic segment contains:
- the recO gene encoding DNA repair protein RecO has translation MVRTYRDYAIVLRTHKLGEADRIITVLSRNYGQIRAVGKGVRRTKSKLGARLEPFSVIDFQAYRGRNLDTFTQVEPIAEYGRQIAADYELYTAATVMVEAAEKLTVEGASSPAHFNLLRGALHALAHRRLPRELVMNSYLLRGLALSGWAPSCWDCAICGAPGPGEAFSTTAGGVVCGNCRPPASVSLEPEEVALAAALLTGNWQEALKSQSPARSKIGGLVAAYAQWHLERRLKSLAVLERGI, from the coding sequence TTGGTTAGGACTTACCGAGATTATGCCATTGTCCTGCGCACACATAAGTTGGGCGAGGCTGATCGCATTATCACGGTGCTTAGCCGTAACTACGGGCAAATACGCGCGGTAGGCAAAGGCGTTAGAAGAACCAAATCTAAACTTGGGGCGCGCTTAGAACCTTTCTCGGTGATTGACTTTCAGGCATACCGAGGGCGGAACCTAGATACCTTCACGCAAGTAGAGCCAATTGCCGAATACGGTCGGCAGATTGCTGCCGACTACGAGCTGTATACAGCTGCCACTGTCATGGTTGAGGCGGCGGAAAAATTAACTGTGGAAGGGGCTTCTTCACCAGCCCATTTCAACCTGTTGCGTGGTGCGCTTCACGCTCTTGCGCATCGGCGGTTGCCACGAGAGCTGGTCATGAATTCTTATCTTCTTCGCGGTCTTGCCCTATCTGGGTGGGCACCTTCGTGCTGGGATTGCGCTATCTGCGGGGCACCCGGCCCTGGCGAGGCATTCTCTACTACCGCAGGGGGAGTGGTTTGCGGGAATTGTCGTCCTCCTGCTTCTGTGAGCCTGGAGCCGGAAGAAGTTGCGTTAGCCGCTGCTTTGCTAACGGGGAACTGGCAGGAAGCACTGAAGTCTCAGTCGCCTGCTCGGTCTAAGATTGGGGGGCTGGTGGCAGCGTACGCCCAGTGGCACCTGGAACGGCGTCTGAAATCTCTAGCAGTATTGGAGCGAGGAATATGA
- a CDS encoding isoprenyl transferase yields MNEVAGPAEGERRVPSSLVAPTHVGIIMDGNGRWANARKLPRTEGHKRGEVALMDTIAGALEAGVRYLSVYAFSTENWKRSPAEVRFLMGYSRDILRKRRDRLHEWGVRVRWAGRKPKLWKSVITELQAAEELTKNNTKMDLVMCLNYGGRAELADAMNKIASRVAQGKLKPGSISEATVGKNLYLPDVPDVDLLIRSGGERRLSNFLLWQCAYAELAFSPKPWPEFRREDLWDECLAFAGRERRFGGAVDRV; encoded by the coding sequence ATGAATGAAGTAGCAGGTCCTGCCGAGGGCGAGAGGCGGGTTCCGTCCTCGTTGGTCGCCCCAACGCACGTGGGAATCATTATGGATGGGAACGGCAGGTGGGCTAATGCTCGCAAGCTGCCACGCACAGAAGGCCATAAGCGAGGCGAAGTGGCTCTTATGGACACGATTGCCGGGGCTCTAGAAGCGGGAGTGCGGTACCTGTCTGTGTATGCCTTCTCTACAGAGAACTGGAAACGGTCGCCGGCAGAGGTGCGCTTCCTTATGGGATACTCCCGCGACATTTTACGGAAAAGGCGCGATAGGCTGCACGAATGGGGCGTGCGGGTGCGGTGGGCAGGGCGCAAGCCAAAGCTGTGGAAGTCAGTGATAACTGAGCTGCAGGCGGCCGAGGAGCTCACCAAGAATAACACCAAGATGGACTTGGTGATGTGCCTCAATTATGGAGGCCGCGCTGAGTTGGCCGATGCGATGAATAAGATTGCCTCCCGCGTTGCACAGGGCAAGTTGAAGCCAGGCTCGATAAGCGAGGCAACCGTGGGAAAGAATCTCTATTTGCCGGATGTTCCCGATGTAGACTTGTTGATTCGCTCCGGCGGCGAGCGTCGACTCTCGAACTTTCTGCTGTGGCAATGCGCCTATGCTGAGCTGGCATTCTCTCCAAAGCCCTGGCCCGAATTCCGCCGCGAGGATCTGTGGGATGAATGCCTGGCCTTTGCCGGTCGGGAGCGCCGTTTTGGGGGAGCCGTAGACCGAGTTTAG
- a CDS encoding Fur family transcriptional regulator: protein MAEQRNTRQKEAVLQNLRTSDSFRSAQQIFTDLTLSGSNVGLTTVYRNLQRLAEAGEVDVMKNDEGEALYRICDTESHHHHIVCRNCGKTIDVSGPEFEEWVAKIAAQTGFSEVNHSVDLLGICQDCSKRH from the coding sequence ATGGCGGAACAAAGGAACACCAGACAGAAGGAAGCAGTACTGCAGAATCTGCGCACCTCTGACAGTTTCCGTTCTGCACAACAGATTTTTACCGACCTAACGCTTTCGGGCTCGAATGTGGGACTCACTACCGTCTATCGCAACTTGCAGCGACTTGCTGAAGCTGGCGAGGTAGACGTTATGAAGAATGACGAGGGCGAAGCTCTTTACCGCATTTGCGATACTGAAAGTCATCATCATCACATCGTGTGCCGAAACTGCGGCAAAACCATAGATGTTTCCGGCCCTGAGTTCGAAGAATGGGTAGCTAAAATAGCAGCTCAAACAGGGTTTAGCGAGGTCAATCATTCTGTCGACCTACTGGGAATATGTCAGGATTGCTCTAAACGTCACTAA
- a CDS encoding metal ABC transporter permease, giving the protein MLDTLLTLFSTPFMQRSLIVAVLVGVSAPIMGTYLVQRRLALLGDGIGHVALTGVALGWLVGNAMNLTSSDALAVPGAVVASVVGAVLIEIVRERGRTSGDVALSLLFYGGIAGGVLLIGIAGGTTANLNGYLFGSIASVSWADVLLTALLAALILGVGLGLRPALFSLCHDIEFARASGLPVRMLTTLIAIVSALTVSTAMRVVGVLLVSAIMIVPVAIAQLVTASFRSTMALAAAMGTLLCLAGLVVSYFYPVSSGATIVVLAILLYAIVAFARPCILTLKDRCRRKNGGTKEHQTEGSSTAESAHL; this is encoded by the coding sequence ATGCTTGACACTCTACTTACCTTGTTTTCCACGCCTTTCATGCAACGCAGCCTCATTGTCGCTGTGCTGGTAGGCGTTTCTGCTCCCATCATGGGCACCTACCTGGTCCAGCGGCGCCTCGCTCTTCTCGGTGACGGGATTGGCCACGTGGCACTTACCGGCGTCGCCCTCGGATGGCTGGTCGGGAACGCCATGAACCTGACTTCCTCGGATGCGCTCGCAGTGCCCGGTGCGGTAGTTGCTTCGGTTGTGGGAGCCGTCTTGATCGAGATCGTTCGCGAACGAGGGCGCACCTCCGGCGACGTGGCCCTGTCACTGTTGTTCTACGGCGGCATTGCCGGCGGCGTGCTCCTAATCGGGATTGCCGGCGGCACCACCGCAAACCTAAACGGGTACCTGTTCGGCTCTATCGCGTCGGTGTCATGGGCAGACGTGCTGCTTACCGCCCTCCTTGCTGCGCTGATTCTGGGCGTTGGCCTCGGGCTTCGCCCAGCCCTATTCTCGCTATGCCACGACATTGAGTTTGCGCGCGCTAGCGGATTGCCTGTGCGCATGCTGACCACCCTGATAGCGATAGTTTCTGCCTTGACTGTTTCGACGGCAATGCGAGTCGTCGGCGTCCTCTTGGTCTCGGCAATCATGATTGTTCCGGTGGCAATCGCTCAGCTGGTGACGGCTTCATTCCGTTCCACGATGGCGCTTGCCGCAGCAATGGGAACATTGCTGTGCCTTGCCGGACTCGTGGTTTCGTATTTCTATCCGGTCTCTTCCGGAGCCACAATTGTAGTTCTGGCTATATTGCTTTACGCTATCGTTGCGTTTGCGCGTCCGTGTATCCTAACTCTGAAGGATCGTTGCAGGAGGAAGAATGGCGGAACAAAGGAACACCAGACAGAAGGAAGCAGTACTGCAGAATCTGCGCACCTCTGA
- a CDS encoding metal ABC transporter ATP-binding protein yields the protein MQDEVALDVRNLQVALSGRTILHDLSFQIRKGEAVALLGGNGSGKSTLVKTLVGINPHQSGSISFYGQKLARIHQSSDWARISYVPQRVSAASGVPATALEVVLSGTLGRGRLRYRKGDKERALTALERVGLAYRADESVQTFSGGQQQRVLIARALVREADFIIMDEPAAGIDLHSLDTLAKTLNNLRSPARSFLIVMHEMGPLATFFNRAIVLSGGHLAHSGNFDQTHSHGDSHAHMGPSGGDFSPEVAAGPIDTGTPNA from the coding sequence GTGCAAGACGAAGTAGCTTTAGACGTAAGAAATCTTCAAGTCGCCCTATCCGGCAGAACGATATTGCATGACCTCTCCTTTCAAATTCGAAAGGGCGAAGCCGTAGCGCTGCTCGGGGGAAATGGCTCAGGCAAATCTACCCTGGTAAAAACGCTGGTAGGAATCAACCCTCACCAGAGCGGGAGCATCAGCTTCTACGGACAAAAACTGGCGCGCATTCACCAGTCCTCCGACTGGGCCCGAATCTCCTATGTTCCTCAACGAGTCAGTGCCGCCTCCGGCGTTCCGGCTACCGCGCTGGAAGTAGTGCTTTCAGGCACCCTAGGACGAGGGCGGCTCCGGTATAGAAAGGGAGATAAGGAACGAGCCCTTACTGCCCTCGAGCGGGTAGGGCTGGCTTACCGGGCAGACGAATCAGTACAGACCTTCTCGGGTGGTCAGCAACAGCGAGTCCTCATTGCCCGCGCGCTTGTCCGCGAGGCCGATTTCATCATCATGGACGAACCCGCAGCAGGCATCGACCTCCACTCCCTGGACACCCTTGCCAAGACGCTGAACAATCTGCGCAGCCCAGCGAGATCCTTCCTGATAGTGATGCACGAGATGGGACCGCTTGCCACCTTCTTCAATCGCGCCATCGTCTTATCTGGAGGCCACCTCGCCCACTCTGGCAACTTTGACCAAACTCATTCCCACGGCGACAGCCATGCCCATATGGGCCCTTCAGGAGGCGACTTCTCGCCAGAGGTAGCCGCAGGACCGATCGATACGGGAACCCCGAATGCTTGA
- a CDS encoding metal ABC transporter substrate-binding protein, with product MKRFAFLAAACLALCSCQGTTAQPQQGLEVSTAFYPLQYLVEEIAGKEAHITSLTPAGTEPHDLELATKDLVQLHKADLVLYQKGFQPAVDEAIRQAEPKTALDISTAVALVPTTAHEGEHALVGISKAHEHAELDPHFWLDPLRMEAAIAPINRALTQADPEHKEQFAANAAALKKRLDDLDSSYRQRLRNCGLSQIIVSHEAYGYLADRYGFLQVGLSGFDPEQEASPTQLAKIGKIAADAGVEVIFSENLLNQKSAKTLAADLGIKSEVLDPIETKVGKADYLDTMKLNLDKIANALQCKTK from the coding sequence ATGAAGAGATTCGCCTTCCTTGCCGCAGCCTGCCTAGCCCTCTGCAGCTGTCAGGGCACAACAGCCCAGCCGCAGCAAGGATTGGAGGTATCGACCGCGTTCTACCCACTGCAGTACTTAGTAGAGGAGATAGCAGGGAAGGAAGCCCATATCACCTCTTTAACTCCCGCTGGAACGGAACCTCACGACCTCGAACTGGCTACCAAAGATTTGGTGCAACTACACAAAGCTGACCTGGTGCTATATCAGAAGGGATTCCAGCCAGCTGTGGACGAAGCCATAAGGCAGGCGGAACCAAAAACCGCATTAGACATCTCCACAGCCGTTGCCCTGGTCCCCACCACCGCACACGAGGGCGAACACGCTCTAGTCGGGATCTCTAAAGCCCACGAGCACGCTGAGCTGGACCCCCACTTTTGGTTAGATCCGCTAAGAATGGAAGCCGCGATTGCCCCCATCAACCGGGCACTTACGCAGGCAGACCCAGAGCATAAGGAACAATTCGCAGCCAACGCAGCAGCACTGAAAAAGCGGCTGGACGACTTGGACTCCTCGTACCGGCAGCGGCTGCGCAATTGCGGGCTTTCCCAGATTATCGTCTCCCACGAAGCCTACGGCTATCTAGCTGACAGGTACGGTTTCTTACAGGTCGGCCTTTCAGGATTCGACCCGGAGCAAGAAGCCTCCCCCACCCAGCTTGCAAAGATTGGAAAAATCGCCGCCGACGCGGGCGTGGAAGTCATCTTTTCAGAGAACCTACTCAACCAGAAAAGCGCTAAGACGCTGGCAGCTGATCTTGGCATAAAATCTGAGGTATTGGACCCCATCGAAACTAAAGTCGGCAAAGCCGACTATCTTGACACAATGAAATTAAACCTAGACAAGATTGCGAACGCCCTCCAGTGCAAGACGAAGTAG
- a CDS encoding sugar ABC transporter substrate-binding protein codes for MRARVLLAAACATLLALTGCSAATHSDNAYGPLTLWTDSIRLDAMKQLAADFEKQDHIKINVVVRKGDAVTDDFVQQVPSGKGPDLIVTAHDGLGKLVQNGVVNPVDIPTERFRKEAIKAVTYDGKIYGVPYATENLGLVRNDDLTKAEPKTFTEMIDAGRQSGAEYPFVIDQDPELGDPYHMYPFQTSFGAPVFKSDKFGYTTDLGMAGKEGKNFANWLAQQGKNGSIDAHITGDKSKQLFMDGKVAFQITGPWNTSAYEEAGRHISVLPIPSAGGKKASPFLGVQVFFASNKTSNPVLVRKFFDYVASERGQKLLFKLDPRVPAQTKIAASMKDPVLRGFLTAGEGASPMPALPQMGSVWKFWGGTELNILTGKQDPTKGWDRMNANIVNEIGAK; via the coding sequence ATGCGCGCACGTGTACTGCTTGCTGCCGCCTGCGCCACATTGTTGGCTTTGACAGGCTGTTCGGCGGCTACTCACTCCGATAACGCATACGGTCCGCTGACTCTTTGGACCGATAGTATTCGCCTTGATGCGATGAAGCAGCTGGCTGCGGATTTTGAGAAACAAGACCATATCAAGATCAATGTTGTGGTGCGCAAGGGTGATGCTGTTACCGATGATTTCGTCCAACAAGTTCCCTCGGGCAAGGGGCCTGACTTGATTGTTACCGCCCACGACGGACTCGGCAAACTAGTTCAAAACGGTGTGGTAAATCCGGTAGACATTCCCACCGAAAGATTCCGTAAAGAGGCCATTAAGGCGGTTACCTACGACGGGAAAATCTACGGAGTTCCCTATGCAACAGAGAACCTGGGCCTGGTTCGCAACGATGATCTAACTAAGGCGGAGCCGAAGACCTTTACCGAGATGATCGACGCGGGTCGGCAAAGTGGGGCGGAGTACCCGTTCGTCATCGATCAGGATCCTGAGCTGGGCGACCCCTATCACATGTATCCCTTCCAGACTTCTTTCGGTGCGCCGGTATTCAAATCGGACAAGTTCGGCTACACCACAGATCTGGGGATGGCGGGCAAAGAGGGAAAGAACTTTGCCAATTGGCTTGCCCAGCAGGGAAAGAATGGTTCCATTGATGCGCACATTACTGGCGACAAATCAAAGCAGCTTTTCATGGATGGCAAAGTCGCTTTCCAAATCACTGGACCTTGGAATACCAGTGCCTACGAAGAAGCCGGCAGACACATCAGCGTCCTGCCCATCCCGTCGGCAGGAGGCAAGAAAGCTTCTCCGTTCTTGGGCGTGCAGGTATTCTTCGCCTCTAACAAGACTTCTAATCCGGTACTGGTGCGGAAATTTTTCGACTATGTAGCCTCCGAGAGGGGCCAGAAGCTGCTATTCAAACTTGATCCTCGCGTGCCGGCACAAACCAAGATCGCTGCCAGCATGAAAGATCCGGTCCTTAGAGGTTTCCTCACAGCCGGAGAAGGCGCGTCGCCGATGCCGGCGCTGCCCCAGATGGGCTCCGTCTGGAAGTTCTGGGGTGGAACGGAACTAAACATTCTCACTGGAAAACAGGATCCTACCAAGGGGTGGGATCGCATGAACGCCAACATTGTAAACGAGATCGGAGCTAAATGA